A single window of Solanum dulcamara chromosome 5, daSolDulc1.2, whole genome shotgun sequence DNA harbors:
- the LOC129889652 gene encoding lysine-specific demethylase JMJ13-like, with protein sequence MVEERVCMSREAKLEFLKRKRLQRMKTESLNDLSCVSNMLSRSGGDALRSSASCGVRIQVNTDSYPGSGTSFNGKDVFSKHKVAKFDTSNLDWIDKIPECPVYYPNKEEFEDPLVYLRKLAPEASKYGICKIVSPITASVPAGVVLMKEKVGFKFTTRVQPLRLAEWNTDDKVTFFMSGRNYSFRDFEKMANKVFSRRYYSTGCLPPTYLEKEFWHEIACGKTDCVEYACDVDGSAFSSSPNDQLGKSKWNLKGLSRLPKSVLRLLEKSIPGVTEPMLYIGMLFSMFAWHVEDHYLYSINYQHCGAAKTWYGIPGHAALDFEKVVREHVYTNDILSADGEDGAFDVLLGKTTLFPPNILSEHGVPVYRAVQKPGEFVVTFPRAYHAGFSHGFNCGEAVNFATGDWFPMGSISSRRYALLNRVPLLPHEELLCKEAMLLCTSLELEDPDYSSADLITHHRIKVSFLNLMRFQHRVRWCLARIKAFSGISLFAHGTILCSICKRDCYVAYLNCNCYAHAVCLRHDPRSLDFPCGNSRTLCLREDILDMETAARQFEQDKVVLHEVQQESRKTDDFSLLLNMFPRAEDDGYVPYCEINFEWAEDSFGQTIYEEAPNASAPVVSDLDSSMEPKDNFSTGDNVQGNANCNLGDSSSMKLHGDVFSCGSERSEISSSASSFKVHQKVAHEMDCRTVRDQDSGESDTEIFRVKRRPRAEHRSVHDSMSINSENQSFKRLKKHQSGRLGPLCLPEHSPTYDINHSSQSKEALDFHHPRDKSVRGGTVPVSIKLKKGAAYEQALSKQDEHKRDHRFQFELGQSKREPPRIESGSKRLKVRGPSVLGFGGRMDRLDN encoded by the exons ATG GTGGAAGAGAGAGTCTGCATGTCGAGGGAggctaaattggaatttttgaaGCGAAAGAGGCTTCAACGAATGAAAACAGAATCTTTGAATGATCTTTCTTGTGTCAGCAATATGCTGAGTAGAAGTGGAGGAGATGCCCTAAGATCTTCTGCTTCATGTGGTGTTAGAATCCAGGTTAATACTGATTCATATCCTGGATCTGGGACTTCTTTTAATGGAAAAGATGTTTTCTCAAAGCACAAGGTCGCAAAGTTTGACACTTCCAATCTGGACTGGATTGATAAAATTCCAGAATGTCCAGTATACTATCCAAATAAAGAGGAGTTTGAGGATCCTTTAGTGTATCTCCGAAAGTTAGCTCCTGAAGCTTCTAAATATG GTATATGCAAGATTGTTTCCCCTATAACTGCTTCTGTTCCTGCTGGAGTTGTTTTGATGAAAGAGAAGGTTGGTTTTAAATTTACTACTAGGGTTCAGCCACTTCGTCTAGCAGAATGGAACACAGATGACAAGGTCACCTTTTTCATGAGTGGAAG GAACTATTCATTTCGAGATTTTGAGAAAATGGCGAACAAGGTATTTTCTCGTCGATATTATAGTACTGGATGCCTTCCACCTACATACttggaaaaagaattttggCATGAAATAGCTTGTGGAAAGACTGATTGTGTGGAATATGCCTGTGATGTTGATGGTAGTGCATTTTCATCTTCTCCCAATGATCAGCTTGGAAAAAGCAAATGGAATTTGAAG GGACTTTCTCGGTTGCCTAAATCAGTACTGCGACTCCTTGAAAAATCGATTCCG GGAGTTACTGAACCTATGCTGTATATTGGAATGCTATTTAGTATGTTTGCTTGGCATGTGGAAGACCACTACTTATATAG TATCAATTATCAGCACTGCGGGGCAGCAAAAACGTGGTACGGTATTCCAGGTCATGCAGCACTTGACTTCGAGAAGGTTGTCCGGGAGCATGTGTATACCAATGATATCTTATCAGCTGATGGAGAGGATGGGGCTTTTGATGTGCTTTTGGGGAAGACAACACTGTTTCCACCTAATATTTTGTCAGAGCATGGTGTACCTGTATATAGAGCTGTTCAAAAACCCGGTGAATTCGTAGTAACTTTTCCTAGAGCGTATCATGCAGGATTTAGTCATG GTTTTAATTGTGGTGAGGCGGTTAACTTTGCAACTGGTGACTGGTTTCCTATGGGTTCAATTTCTAGCCGTCGCTATGCACTTCTGAACAGGGTGCCCTTACTTCCCCATGAGGAACTTCTCTGCAAAGAAGCAATGCTTCTGTGTACTAGTTTGGAACTGGAAGATCCTGACTATTCCTCTGCAGACTTGATAACTCATCATAGAATCAAAgtttcttttttgaatttgatgCGGTTTCAGCATCGTGTTCGTTGGTGCCTCGCTAGGATAAAAGCATTTTCAGGCATATCTTTATTCGCACATGGTACCATTCTTTGCAGCATATGCAAGCGTGATTGCTATGTAGCTTATCTTAACTGCAACTGCTATGCACATGCAGTGTGCCTTCGCCATG ACCCTAGGTCACTTGATTTTCCTTGCGGCAACAGTAGAACCCTTTGCCTCAGGGAAGATATATTGGACATGGAAACTGCAGCTAGACAGTTTGAGCAGGATAAGGTGGTTTTGCATGAAGTTCAACAGGAATCTAGAAAAACTGATgacttttctcttcttttaaaCATGTTTCCACGAGCTGAGGATGATGGTTATGTTCCATACTGTGAAATCAATTTTGAATGGGCAGAGGACTCATTTGGACAAACAATTTatgaggaagcaccaaatgcTTCTGCTCCTGTTGTGTCTGATCTTGACTCTTCAATGGAgccaaaagataatttttccaCTGGTGATAAT GTACAGGGAAATGCTAACTGTAACTTAGGGGATAGTTCATCAATGAAGCTCCATGGTGATGTTTTTAGTTGTGGGAGTGAAAGATCAGAGATTTCATCAAGTGCTAGCAGTTTTAAAGTCCATCAGAAAGTAGCTCATGAGATGGATTGTAGAACTGTTAGAGATCAAGACAGTGGTGAGTCTGATACAGAAATTTTCAGAGTGAAGAGACGTCCTCGAGCAGAACATAGAAGTGTACATGATTCAATGTCTATTAACAGTGAGAACCAG AGTTTTAAAAGATTAAAGAAACATCAATCAGGACGGTTGGGGCCATTGTGTTTGCCAGAGCATTCCCCGACTTATGATATAAATCATTCAAGCCAATCTAAAGAAGCATTGGACTTTCATCATCCCAGAGACAAGTCAGTCAGAGGTGGTACAGTTCCGGTGTCTATTAAGTTGAAGAAAGGGGCTGCTTATGAACAAGCATTGAGCAAGCAAGATGAGCACAAGAGAGATCACAGGTTCCAGTTTGAATTGGGGCAGAGCAAGAGGGAACCACCCAGAATAGAGAGTGGGTCGAAGCGTTTAAAAGTCAGAGGTCCTTCAGTTTTAGGGTTTGGAGGCAGGATGGACCGATTAGATAACTAA